Proteins encoded in a region of the Bacteroidales bacterium genome:
- a CDS encoding BamA/TamA family outer membrane protein: protein MKNRSRYIIPLFAVLTASLISCSPIRKYPAGNYLLTSNKLIMNKNQVDAGELKDLIRQKPNKKNLGLYLNIRLWNYSTKGKETGFKRWIKNTFSAEPVILDTSQTLFSLKQMNYYLENHGYFKSDISYTIKYPSNHKRNAKVIYNVNTKRPYKIKNVSYSIDDETIKKYVSSEISECKIIPGQLYNIDNIDAERDRITRTLRENGYYYFTKDYITFNIDSALNQHEMDIMIRISDALTPSPVKADSLIPSKHKIYTINKIIINTDYEISPKSEINYDTARVVISNRVKNRQPKTYYYVYRDKLKIIKKTLSQAIFIDSADVFNISDIEKNYKSLLDLRIYRFVNIKFNEVNVKSENTGELECIINLTKAPVQALSISTETTNKGGELGLQAGIVYENKNLFRGADLFNIKLNGAVEFQSLKKQDVSEKQVLEKIPFVNTIETGLELSLRIPRFLIPISQNRFPKYFKPKTTITGIFNYQIRPIYERYYASGSFGYQWKENDYKTHILTPLQLNIIKIYPDSVFKAQIDALNNITLQNAYRDHITTSLNYSFIYNTQQINKIKDFIFLRTNVELAGLIFWAVNQVRKKQGVYTLFEIPYSQYYRMDIDFRYYMVFNEYHRIVYRAYAGYGSPFDEKNVLPFERSFYMGGANSMRGWRLKTLGPGGYSEPDSLSLEKIGEIALELNTEYRFPIYKILRGAIFVDVGNIWTRKASNLLPLASFKFKNFIHDLAIDAGAGLRVDFGYFVIRLDGAVVLKDPSMPRNQRWIGQNDKKFTIIGNLGIGYPF from the coding sequence TTGAAAAACCGCTCCCGATATATCATCCCTCTATTTGCTGTTTTGACAGCATCATTGATATCGTGTAGCCCGATACGTAAATACCCTGCCGGCAACTACCTGCTTACTTCCAATAAACTGATTATGAATAAAAATCAGGTTGATGCCGGAGAATTAAAAGACCTTATCAGGCAAAAGCCCAATAAGAAAAATCTTGGATTGTACCTGAATATCCGCTTATGGAATTATTCCACAAAAGGTAAGGAAACAGGGTTTAAGCGTTGGATTAAAAATACTTTCTCTGCAGAGCCAGTCATACTTGACACCAGCCAGACATTATTCTCTCTGAAACAAATGAATTACTACCTCGAAAACCACGGATATTTTAAATCCGATATCAGTTACACTATTAAATACCCTTCTAATCACAAGCGTAACGCTAAAGTAATTTACAATGTAAATACAAAAAGGCCCTATAAAATCAAGAATGTTTCTTATTCTATTGATGATGAAACAATAAAAAAATATGTATCCTCTGAAATTTCAGAGTGTAAAATTATTCCGGGACAACTTTACAATATTGACAACATTGATGCGGAACGCGACCGCATTACAAGAACATTGCGGGAAAATGGTTATTATTATTTTACAAAAGATTATATCACTTTCAATATTGACAGCGCATTAAACCAACATGAGATGGATATTATGATTCGTATTTCTGATGCCTTGACACCCTCACCAGTAAAAGCCGATTCATTAATACCCTCAAAGCATAAAATTTATACTATTAACAAGATAATCATTAATACGGATTATGAAATTAGTCCTAAATCAGAAATAAATTACGATACTGCCAGAGTAGTTATATCAAACAGAGTTAAAAACAGGCAACCGAAAACCTATTATTATGTATACCGCGACAAATTAAAAATTATTAAAAAAACTTTATCTCAAGCCATTTTTATTGATAGCGCAGATGTTTTTAATATTTCGGATATTGAAAAAAATTATAAAAGCCTACTTGATTTAAGAATATACAGATTTGTAAATATTAAATTTAATGAAGTCAATGTTAAATCAGAAAACACCGGAGAACTAGAATGCATAATCAACCTGACAAAAGCCCCTGTTCAGGCGCTGTCAATAAGCACAGAAACTACCAATAAAGGCGGGGAACTCGGCTTGCAGGCCGGTATTGTCTATGAAAACAAAAACCTTTTCCGGGGAGCCGACCTTTTTAATATAAAACTTAATGGTGCTGTTGAATTTCAATCATTAAAGAAACAGGATGTTTCCGAGAAACAAGTATTGGAAAAAATTCCTTTTGTTAACACTATTGAAACAGGCCTGGAACTTAGCCTCAGGATTCCGCGTTTTCTCATTCCCATCAGCCAGAATAGATTTCCGAAATATTTTAAACCTAAGACCACCATTACCGGAATATTTAACTATCAAATCAGGCCTATTTACGAAAGATATTATGCTTCGGGGTCCTTTGGATATCAATGGAAAGAAAATGATTACAAAACACATATACTGACTCCTCTGCAATTAAATATTATCAAAATTTATCCCGACTCTGTTTTTAAAGCACAGATTGATGCTTTGAACAACATTACCCTGCAGAATGCCTATCGCGACCACATCACAACGTCTTTAAACTATAGCTTTATTTATAATACTCAGCAAATCAATAAAATCAAGGATTTTATTTTTCTTCGCACCAATGTTGAACTTGCTGGCCTTATTTTCTGGGCCGTAAATCAAGTAAGAAAGAAACAGGGAGTTTATACCCTTTTTGAAATACCCTATTCACAGTATTACCGGATGGATATTGACTTTAGGTATTATATGGTTTTTAATGAATATCACCGTATTGTTTACAGAGCTTATGCAGGTTACGGTTCTCCTTTTGATGAAAAAAACGTACTCCCTTTTGAAAGAAGTTTTTATATGGGTGGCGCCAATAGTATGCGGGGCTGGAGGCTCAAAACTCTTGGACCAGGCGGTTATAGTGAACCAGATTCTTTATCTCTTGAAAAAATCGGGGAAATTGCCCTTGAACTAAATACTGAATACCGTTTCCCAATATATAAGATACTTAGAGGGGCAATTTTTGTTGATGTTGGAAATATATGGACACGCAAAGCATCCAATTTGCTACCTCTTGCTTCCTTTAAATTTAAAAATTTTATTCATGACCTTGCAATTGATGCTGGAGCAGGTTTGCGTGTGGATTTTGGGTATTTTGTGATTCGCCTTGATGGAGCCGTTGTATTAAAAGACCCATCTATGCCACGTAACCAGAGATGGATAGGCCAGAACGACAAAAAATTCACAATTATTGGTAATTTAGGAATAGGTTATCCTTTCTGA
- the lepB gene encoding signal peptidase I: MILYPILTIIFAITTLIALWGLFAKAGQKGWAVLVPFYNFYIWLKIIKKPWWWFIFILVPFINVFTIMLMIVELVKCYNKNGLWAQALSILVPFFYLPWLAFVSKEKYTHPDNRKPIKKSALREWLDAIVFAVIAATIIRTFFIEAYTIPTSSMEKSLLVGDYLFVDKISYGARFPMTPLSFPFAHHTLPLTKETKSYLEWIKLPYYRFPGFIDIKNNDVVVFNYPDGDTVALYMQNRSYYSLVREFGHKEVWKNKRKFGKIVARPVDKRENYIKRCIGIPGDTLEIIDQEVYINNKPLPLIGDKEYKYVVQTDSTPLNPRMLDKMNITEEVVQVDYDKYVVTLTEKSSQEISKLMNVRKVEKIIYPKGQWAYYTFPFDSNYRWNEDNYGPLYIPKAGATIPININNICLYERCIDIYENNDLEIKGDKIIINGKEVSNYTFKLDYYWMMGDNRHNSADSRFWGFVPIDHIVGRAVFVWLSVEQTQDGAQYRTKSKNFFERLRWKKMFRIIR, encoded by the coding sequence ATGATTCTTTACCCAATTCTGACTATTATTTTTGCAATAACAACACTTATTGCCTTGTGGGGCCTTTTCGCCAAAGCCGGGCAAAAAGGCTGGGCAGTTCTCGTTCCCTTTTATAATTTTTACATCTGGCTTAAAATAATTAAAAAGCCCTGGTGGTGGTTCATTTTCATTTTAGTACCGTTTATCAATGTATTTACTATCATGCTGATGATTGTTGAACTGGTGAAATGTTATAATAAAAACGGCCTTTGGGCACAAGCTCTCAGCATCTTGGTTCCATTCTTTTATCTTCCCTGGCTTGCTTTTGTTTCTAAAGAAAAATACACCCATCCCGACAATCGCAAACCCATAAAAAAATCAGCCCTACGTGAATGGCTTGATGCTATTGTTTTTGCAGTGATTGCCGCCACTATTATACGTACATTTTTTATCGAAGCATATACCATTCCTACTTCTTCCATGGAAAAATCCCTATTAGTTGGAGATTATCTTTTTGTGGATAAAATCAGTTATGGTGCCCGCTTCCCCATGACACCATTATCATTTCCTTTTGCACATCACACCCTGCCGCTCACCAAAGAAACAAAATCATACCTCGAATGGATAAAACTGCCTTATTACCGCTTCCCGGGATTTATTGATATTAAAAACAACGACGTTGTGGTATTTAACTATCCTGATGGAGATACCGTAGCATTATATATGCAAAACAGAAGTTATTATTCATTGGTTAGAGAATTCGGGCATAAAGAAGTTTGGAAAAACAAACGCAAATTCGGTAAAATAGTAGCCCGTCCGGTAGATAAACGGGAAAATTATATAAAACGCTGCATCGGTATCCCCGGAGATACTCTTGAAATCATTGACCAGGAAGTTTACATCAACAACAAACCATTGCCTCTTATCGGGGATAAAGAATATAAATATGTGGTTCAAACCGACTCAACACCACTTAACCCTAGAATGCTTGATAAGATGAATATTACCGAAGAAGTTGTTCAGGTGGATTATGACAAATATGTTGTTACTCTTACAGAAAAATCATCACAAGAGATAAGCAAACTGATGAATGTACGCAAAGTCGAAAAAATTATTTACCCAAAAGGGCAATGGGCTTATTACACATTTCCGTTTGATTCTAATTACCGATGGAATGAAGATAATTATGGCCCGCTTTATATCCCAAAAGCAGGTGCCACTATTCCAATAAACATTAATAATATATGCCTTTATGAGCGTTGTATTGATATTTATGAAAACAACGATTTGGAAATCAAAGGGGACAAGATTATTATTAATGGTAAAGAGGTAAGTAATTATACATTTAAATTAGACTATTACTGGATGATGGGTGATAACCGTCATAATTCTGCCGACTCACGTTTCTGGGGTTTTGTTCCCATAGACCACATCGTAGGAAGGGCTGTTTTTGTCTGGCTCTCGGTTGAACAAACCCAGGATGGTGCTCAGTACAGAACAAAAAGCAAAAACTTTTTTGAACGCTTGCGCTGGAAGAAAATGTTCAGGATAATCAGGTAA
- the hydE gene encoding [FeFe] hydrogenase H-cluster radical SAM maturase HydE, translated as MFNHCKQSMLEHITSFPELDFSTVRNLLSTEDKAEIEQILSLARDVRNKAIGSKVFLRGLIEYSNICIKNCFYCGIRAANKNVSRYELTDDDVLQAAIFAWKHNYGSIVLQSGERNDREFAGRISSLIKKIHQHTNHNLRITLSCGEQSEQVYREWYELGAKRYLLRIETSNTELYHKLHPNTSKHDFSRRLEAINNLIKIGFQAGTGVMIGVPFQTVDDLASDLLFIRDSGVHMVGMGPYIEHAETPLFKYRDQLLPAKKRVELSLKMIAILRLMRPTINIASTTALQTLDPMGREKGLRAGANVIMPNITPVMYKKDYDLYEGKPCLDDEPGDCTSCIEKRIQMAGCQVAYGDWGDSEFYQTQHPLL; from the coding sequence ATGTTCAACCACTGCAAACAATCTATGCTGGAACACATCACATCATTTCCTGAACTTGATTTTTCAACCGTGAGAAACCTGCTATCAACAGAAGATAAAGCAGAAATTGAACAAATACTTTCTCTGGCGAGGGACGTCCGAAATAAAGCCATCGGGAGCAAAGTTTTCCTTCGTGGACTTATTGAATATTCAAACATCTGTATAAAAAACTGCTTTTATTGCGGCATCAGAGCTGCTAATAAAAATGTTTCACGTTATGAACTCACAGATGATGATGTGTTGCAAGCAGCCATATTTGCATGGAAACATAATTATGGGTCCATTGTATTACAGTCAGGTGAACGAAATGATAGAGAATTTGCCGGACGTATTTCATCTTTAATCAAGAAAATACACCAACACACTAACCATAATCTCCGTATTACCTTGTCGTGTGGTGAGCAAAGCGAACAAGTGTACCGGGAGTGGTATGAACTGGGAGCGAAAAGGTATTTGTTACGGATTGAAACTTCCAATACAGAATTATACCATAAGCTTCATCCGAATACTAGTAAACATGATTTCAGTAGAAGGTTGGAAGCAATAAACAATCTTATAAAAATTGGTTTTCAGGCAGGTACCGGCGTGATGATTGGAGTGCCTTTTCAGACAGTTGATGACTTGGCCTCAGATTTATTGTTTATACGGGATTCTGGTGTGCATATGGTTGGCATGGGGCCTTATATCGAACATGCCGAAACGCCTTTGTTTAAATACCGCGATCAACTGTTGCCGGCAAAAAAGAGAGTGGAGCTGTCCCTGAAAATGATCGCCATACTCCGCCTGATGCGGCCTACCATCAACATCGCATCGACGACAGCTTTGCAGACGCTTGACCCCATGGGCCGGGAAAAAGGACTGCGTGCCGGAGCCAATGTTATCATGCCGAACATTACGCCGGTGATGTATAAAAAAGACTACGACCTTTACGAAGGCAAGCCTTGCCTTGATGATGAACCCGGCGACTGCACTTCCTGCATCGAAAAACGTATTCAGATGGCCGGCTGCCAGGTCGCCTACGGCGATTGGGGCGACTCGGAGTTTTATCAAACACAGCATCCTTTGTTATAG
- the hydG gene encoding [FeFe] hydrogenase H-cluster radical SAM maturase HydG has translation MKFTPEKYKIPDVPMQPFIDADEIESYLNNSVSTKESVREVIAKSLSKKRLSLAETAILINTTDPELVEEIKDGARQLKKLVYGNRIVLFAPLYIGNKCANNCTYCGFRASNTSAKRVTLTDEEIVNEVKSLEDNGQKRLILVYGEHAQYNPEFIAHTVRLAYSVKKNNGEIRRVNINAAPLDIEGFKIVKEAGIGTFQVFQETYHPEAYKTYHLRGKKADYGYRLTSLDRAQEAGLDDVGIGALFGLYDWRFEVMGLVRHTNHLEACYNVGPHTISFPRIKDASMLSMGDKYFVSDSDFVKLVAILRLAVPYTGMILTAREPVELRNEVIQFGVSQIDGGTKLELGSYAEADHKEQDLNRGQFRINDSRSLSEIISELLDQEMLPSFCTACYRLGRTGEHFMEFSVPGFIKRFCTPNAILTLSEYLVDYGNEIVAEKGWKLIEKELHAMDDEKYVTEIRNRIEQIKSGKRDLYF, from the coding sequence ATGAAATTCACACCTGAAAAATATAAAATACCAGATGTGCCGATGCAGCCTTTTATTGATGCTGATGAAATTGAGAGTTATCTTAATAATTCAGTATCCACAAAAGAATCTGTTAGGGAAGTTATAGCGAAGTCACTTTCAAAAAAACGCCTGTCGCTGGCCGAAACTGCCATTCTGATTAATACTACCGACCCTGAACTTGTTGAAGAGATAAAAGATGGAGCGAGGCAACTGAAAAAATTGGTGTATGGCAACAGGATCGTACTATTTGCCCCTCTGTACATCGGTAATAAATGTGCAAACAACTGCACCTATTGTGGTTTCAGAGCTTCTAATACGTCTGCAAAAAGGGTAACTCTCACCGACGAAGAGATTGTTAATGAGGTGAAATCGCTGGAAGATAATGGACAAAAAAGATTAATTCTGGTTTATGGCGAACATGCACAATACAACCCGGAATTCATTGCCCATACTGTTCGTCTTGCATATTCTGTTAAGAAAAACAATGGCGAAATAAGACGAGTGAATATTAATGCCGCCCCACTGGATATAGAAGGGTTTAAGATTGTTAAAGAAGCAGGTATAGGCACATTTCAGGTATTTCAGGAAACGTATCATCCCGAAGCTTATAAAACGTATCATCTCAGGGGTAAGAAAGCCGATTACGGCTATCGTCTCACCTCTCTCGACCGTGCTCAGGAAGCGGGGCTGGACGATGTCGGCATAGGCGCATTATTCGGATTATACGACTGGCGATTTGAGGTAATGGGACTGGTGCGTCATACCAACCATCTTGAGGCTTGTTATAATGTCGGGCCTCACACAATTTCATTTCCACGCATAAAAGATGCTTCGATGCTCAGTATGGGTGATAAATATTTTGTAAGTGACAGTGATTTTGTTAAACTGGTAGCGATACTCCGTCTGGCAGTGCCTTACACCGGAATGATTTTGACTGCCCGTGAACCTGTTGAACTGCGCAATGAAGTGATACAATTCGGTGTTTCTCAGATTGATGGCGGAACAAAACTGGAATTGGGCAGCTATGCAGAAGCAGATCATAAAGAACAGGATTTAAACAGAGGTCAGTTCAGGATCAACGACAGCAGAAGTCTGAGCGAGATTATCTCTGAACTGTTAGATCAGGAAATGTTGCCGTCGTTCTGTACAGCTTGCTACAGACTCGGAAGAACAGGTGAACATTTTATGGAATTCTCTGTGCCCGGTTTTATCAAACGTTTTTGTACTCCAAATGCAATACTGACTTTGTCAGAATATCTGGTAGATTATGGTAATGAAATAGTTGCGGAGAAAGGATGGAAACTCATTGAAAAAGAACTTCATGCTATGGATGATGAAAAGTATGTGACCGAGATTCGGAATAGAATAGAACAAATAAAAAGTGGTAAAAGGGACTTGTATTTTTAG
- a CDS encoding ATP-binding protein, translating into MAILKVLIVDDEQGIRSGLTRILRNFSVDFPFIEEAFTFETIEVETGEEALTYLDSTPIDIVLLDNKLPGIHGIEVLEYINQKNIDTTVMMITSYASLDLAIKATNNGAYNFVPKPFTPQELKTAMEGITKHLYLSRMTKKLNEESKQIRFQFLSVLSHELKSPINAIEGYLRIMQDKQVGNDLSDYEQMIERSLERIRGMRSLIMDMLDLTKLENGKKKREITKVDIVQMAQMSIDTITPLAIQKNIKIFLDSNEPNIFVNADTNEIGIIFNNLISNAVKYNKPNGTVECKIITDDNKIKISVIDTGIGMSEEEISRLFQEFSRIKNEKTKGISGSGLGLSILKKTVEEYYHGTVSVTSKPDIGSNFTVVIPKNY; encoded by the coding sequence ATGGCAATACTGAAAGTATTGATAGTGGATGATGAGCAAGGAATACGTTCCGGCTTGACAAGAATACTGAGAAATTTCTCTGTTGATTTTCCTTTTATTGAAGAAGCCTTTACTTTTGAAACTATCGAGGTTGAAACCGGCGAAGAAGCCTTAACTTATCTGGACTCCACTCCAATAGATATAGTCCTTCTCGATAATAAACTTCCCGGTATTCATGGAATAGAAGTGCTGGAATATATCAATCAAAAAAATATTGATACTACGGTAATGATGATCACTTCTTATGCTTCACTTGACCTTGCTATAAAAGCAACCAATAACGGCGCTTATAATTTTGTGCCAAAGCCCTTTACACCCCAGGAATTGAAAACTGCGATGGAAGGTATAACCAAGCATCTCTATCTGAGCCGGATGACCAAAAAACTTAATGAAGAGAGCAAGCAGATACGTTTTCAGTTTTTATCGGTATTGTCGCATGAACTAAAATCACCTATCAATGCTATCGAAGGATACCTGCGTATCATGCAGGATAAGCAGGTTGGAAACGACCTCAGCGATTATGAACAGATGATTGAACGTTCGCTGGAACGTATCAGGGGTATGCGTTCACTGATCATGGATATGCTCGACCTGACCAAACTTGAAAACGGAAAAAAGAAACGGGAGATTACAAAAGTTGATATTGTGCAGATGGCCCAGATGTCAATTGATACAATAACTCCATTGGCCATTCAGAAAAATATAAAAATATTTCTCGATTCCAACGAACCAAATATATTCGTTAATGCTGATACAAATGAAATAGGAATCATTTTTAATAATCTTATTTCTAATGCCGTTAAGTATAACAAGCCAAACGGAACCGTTGAATGCAAGATTATCACCGATGATAATAAAATAAAAATTTCTGTCATTGATACCGGCATTGGGATGAGTGAGGAGGAAATTTCGAGGCTGTTTCAGGAATTTTCACGTATTAAGAATGAGAAAACAAAAGGAATCAGTGGAAGTGGTCTTGGACTATCCATTCTTAAAAAAACTGTCGAAGAATACTACCATGGGACTGTTTCAGTAACCAGCAAACCTGATATTGGAAGCAACTTTACCGTGGTTATTCCTAAAAACTATTAA
- a CDS encoding response regulator produces MTTKDKKTVLIVDDDIDSLAQLTLHMKNMGFDVIAGESQKEGEELINKTKPDLAIFDLMMDNKDSGFILSYKMKKKYPDVPVIIATAVTAETGMMFGLNSDEDRQWIKADLYLEKGIRFDQLQVQVNKLLKL; encoded by the coding sequence ATGACAACGAAAGATAAAAAAACGGTTTTAATTGTCGATGATGACATCGATAGTTTGGCTCAATTAACATTGCACATGAAAAATATGGGTTTTGATGTGATTGCAGGAGAGTCTCAAAAAGAAGGTGAGGAACTTATCAATAAAACAAAACCTGATCTGGCCATTTTCGATCTGATGATGGATAACAAAGACAGTGGTTTTATTCTTAGCTATAAAATGAAAAAAAAATATCCGGACGTGCCTGTGATTATAGCTACTGCTGTGACGGCTGAAACAGGAATGATGTTTGGTCTTAATTCCGATGAAGACAGACAATGGATCAAAGCGGATCTCTATCTGGAAAAAGGTATACGTTTCGACCAACTGCAGGTTCAGGTCAATAAATTATTGAAACTTTAA
- a CDS encoding ATP-binding protein has protein sequence MGNLINNELVYTVKDRCRVCYTCVRECPVKAIKIINGQAEVISSRCIGCGNCTKVCSQKAKVFVDTIAPVEEYLAANEKTVACVAPSFPAEFAEISDYRKLVGMLRKLGFTWVVEVGFGADMVAHEYEKMLNDMNAPKSISSDCPAIAYYVRHYHPELIESLAPIVSPMVAMVRVIKKKYGEDVKTVFIGPCIAKKAESNEVDQVITFIELRKMLKKAGISHENIKPSDFDPPFAGKASIFPVTRGKLHSINKTDDICEENIIVASGRVHFREAIREFEEGLNKSQHLELLCCEGCIMGPGMSYNNMLFTKTTKIRNYVKQKMKVLEKDNWKKEFKEFKNLDYSQHFKPADRRIPSPSLEAIEQVLESMGKIKAEDHLNCGACGYDSCIEHAIAIVEGFAEVEMCLPNTIEKLHSSVKELNLSNEKLASAQQSLQQSEKLATMGQLSAGIAHELNNPLGIITMYSNILKDEAPADSPVRDDLELIAEQAERCKKIVGGLLNFARKNQVKLVETDILKFTKHSVDSIILPKNIEVEVKSGLTNPYAFIDNDQWMQVLTNLEKNAIEAMPGGGKITISLSENNGDIEFWVADTGVGISKESVDKLFTPFFTTKPIGKGTGLGLPLIYGIVKMHHGQINIETNDNPETGPTGTCFKIKIPRNINKNN, from the coding sequence ATGGGTAATCTGATTAATAATGAGCTGGTATACACCGTTAAAGACCGTTGCAGGGTTTGTTATACCTGTGTCAGGGAATGTCCTGTTAAAGCTATCAAAATAATTAACGGGCAGGCAGAAGTCATTTCATCACGTTGTATCGGGTGTGGTAATTGTACGAAAGTGTGCAGCCAGAAAGCCAAAGTTTTTGTGGATACGATAGCGCCAGTAGAAGAATACCTGGCTGCTAATGAAAAAACTGTAGCCTGCGTTGCTCCGAGTTTTCCTGCCGAATTTGCGGAGATTTCCGATTACAGGAAACTGGTCGGTATGCTTCGCAAATTAGGTTTTACCTGGGTGGTAGAAGTCGGTTTTGGCGCCGATATGGTGGCTCACGAGTATGAAAAGATGCTGAATGATATGAATGCTCCCAAAAGCATTTCGTCCGACTGCCCGGCTATTGCATATTATGTAAGGCATTATCATCCCGAACTGATTGAATCATTGGCCCCCATCGTTTCACCAATGGTGGCCATGGTACGTGTGATAAAGAAAAAGTACGGCGAGGATGTAAAGACAGTTTTTATCGGACCCTGTATTGCTAAAAAGGCGGAATCTAACGAGGTCGATCAGGTAATAACTTTTATTGAACTCCGGAAAATGCTGAAAAAAGCAGGTATTTCACACGAGAATATCAAACCCTCTGATTTTGACCCGCCTTTTGCCGGGAAAGCTTCAATATTTCCTGTAACACGTGGCAAGCTGCATTCCATCAATAAAACCGATGATATTTGTGAGGAAAACATCATAGTGGCCTCAGGAAGAGTGCACTTCAGAGAAGCAATCCGCGAATTTGAAGAAGGTCTCAATAAATCACAACACCTCGAGTTGCTATGCTGCGAAGGATGTATAATGGGGCCCGGCATGTCATATAACAATATGTTGTTTACCAAAACCACCAAGATCAGGAACTATGTGAAGCAAAAGATGAAAGTTCTGGAAAAAGACAACTGGAAAAAAGAGTTTAAAGAATTTAAGAACCTGGATTATTCGCAGCATTTTAAGCCGGCCGACCGTCGTATTCCATCCCCATCTTTAGAAGCTATTGAGCAAGTGCTCGAATCCATGGGAAAGATAAAAGCAGAAGACCATCTCAATTGCGGAGCCTGCGGATACGATTCGTGCATAGAACATGCCATTGCTATCGTAGAAGGCTTTGCCGAAGTGGAAATGTGTCTGCCAAACACCATTGAAAAACTTCACAGTTCAGTAAAGGAACTCAATCTTTCCAATGAGAAACTGGCAAGTGCACAGCAATCGCTGCAACAGTCTGAAAAATTGGCAACTATGGGTCAGCTTTCGGCAGGTATTGCACACGAATTGAATAACCCCCTGGGAATAATTACCATGTACAGCAACATCCTAAAAGATGAAGCTCCTGCAGATAGCCCTGTCCGGGATGACCTTGAACTTATTGCCGAACAGGCCGAACGCTGCAAAAAGATAGTAGGAGGATTGCTCAATTTTGCCCGTAAAAACCAGGTGAAACTTGTTGAAACAGATATCCTGAAGTTTACCAAACATAGTGTTGATTCAATAATATTACCCAAAAATATTGAAGTTGAAGTCAAATCTGGTCTGACAAATCCCTATGCTTTTATTGACAACGACCAATGGATGCAGGTACTGACCAACCTCGAAAAAAATGCCATTGAGGCTATGCCCGGTGGTGGTAAGATAACAATTTCGCTGAGTGAAAATAATGGTGATATAGAATTTTGGGTGGCAGATACGGGCGTAGGCATATCAAAAGAGAGCGTCGATAAATTATTTACACCATTTTTCACTACTAAACCCATAGGAAAAGGAACAGGGCTTGGGCTACCTCTGATTTATGGCATTGTGAAAATGCATCATGGACAAATTAATATTGAAACCAATGATAACCCTGAAACAGGACCTACTGGTACTTGTTTTAAAATAAAAATACCGAGAAATATTAATAAAAATAATTAA